In Arthrobacter ramosus, one DNA window encodes the following:
- a CDS encoding inositol monophosphatase family protein: MSNTIDTKRTRATAHRGDSSKHLENTLPAIASAIEAGADLVEVDVRVTKDGRVILLHDASLLRIWSLDADAADVGYDRIKQLGAGEERIPLLSEALELLRGRRSILLIDMDEPGPAGAAAAVVRESGIEVAWCGNLDGMRIIRALDQDARIWLPWSKRTAPPEELLAELKPEFVNSEHVVLSKHMVEQIHAAGAKVACWTVDDLESMRWALGLGVDSITSNQLDLLQSAIAEDPQAWASAQAPGGLAGDEVLESRKVALELAEWAVGYMRDADRGQVSTKAHPADLVTEVDVAVERHVREVIAARLPGHTVVGEEMGGVAVPGAPCWYLDPVDGTTNYVNHIPWTAFSLALAVDRKPAVAVVADPWRGEIFEGWAGHGAWLNGTPLSLAPAGVSTAALAGTVVATELAGHLPWPGMLELLAELGERHSIMRIMGSATMTVVGVAAGRGAGAIIGSFSPIDHLAATLVVQEAGGIVLNSEGEMDTFPEQGGILAARPEYSAELYELWSQAHADAGN, translated from the coding sequence TTGAGCAACACCATTGACACTAAAAGGACCCGCGCCACGGCCCATCGGGGCGACTCCAGCAAACACCTTGAGAACACGCTGCCCGCCATCGCCTCAGCCATCGAGGCGGGTGCGGACCTCGTGGAAGTGGACGTTCGGGTAACGAAGGACGGGCGGGTGATCCTGCTCCATGATGCCTCGCTGCTTAGGATCTGGAGCCTCGACGCGGACGCTGCAGACGTCGGCTATGACCGAATCAAGCAACTGGGCGCCGGCGAGGAGCGGATTCCCCTGCTTTCCGAAGCCCTAGAGCTTCTCCGCGGCCGCCGGTCAATCTTGCTCATCGACATGGACGAGCCCGGCCCCGCGGGGGCGGCTGCCGCCGTCGTGCGCGAAAGCGGCATCGAAGTGGCCTGGTGCGGGAACCTGGACGGAATGCGGATCATCCGCGCCCTCGACCAGGACGCCCGGATTTGGCTGCCCTGGAGCAAGAGGACCGCCCCGCCGGAAGAGCTGCTGGCCGAGCTGAAGCCCGAGTTCGTCAATTCCGAGCACGTGGTTCTCAGCAAGCACATGGTCGAACAGATCCACGCCGCGGGAGCCAAAGTTGCATGCTGGACCGTGGACGACTTGGAATCCATGCGATGGGCCTTGGGACTCGGCGTGGATTCGATCACGAGCAACCAACTGGACCTGCTGCAAAGCGCCATCGCGGAAGACCCGCAGGCATGGGCTTCGGCCCAGGCTCCCGGAGGACTCGCCGGAGATGAGGTTCTTGAGTCCCGGAAAGTCGCGTTGGAACTGGCCGAATGGGCCGTCGGGTACATGCGCGACGCCGATCGCGGCCAGGTCTCGACCAAGGCGCACCCCGCTGATCTGGTCACGGAAGTCGATGTCGCCGTCGAGCGCCATGTCCGCGAAGTGATTGCCGCCCGCCTTCCCGGCCACACGGTGGTGGGCGAGGAAATGGGCGGAGTCGCAGTGCCAGGCGCACCGTGTTGGTACCTTGATCCCGTCGACGGAACCACCAACTACGTGAACCACATTCCCTGGACCGCGTTCTCGCTTGCCCTGGCTGTGGACCGCAAGCCCGCGGTGGCCGTCGTCGCAGATCCCTGGCGTGGCGAGATTTTCGAGGGGTGGGCCGGTCATGGTGCCTGGCTGAACGGAACGCCGCTATCGCTGGCTCCTGCGGGAGTTTCGACGGCGGCCCTGGCCGGAACCGTGGTGGCGACCGAACTCGCGGGGCACTTGCCGTGGCCCGGAATGCTGGAACTGCTCGCCGAGCTCGGCGAACGGCACAGCATCATGCGGATCATGGGGTCAGCCACCATGACGGTGGTTGGCGTAGCTGCCGGGCGTGGTGCGGGGGCCATCATCGGGAGCTTCAGCCCGATCGACCACCTGGCCGCGACGCTCGTTGTTCAAGAGGCCGGAGGCATCGTCCTCAATTCCGAAGGCGAGATGGACACGTTCCCGGAACAGGGCGGGATCCTTGCGGCCCGTCCGGAATACTCTGCCGAGCTATACGAACTGTGGAGCCAGGCACATGCCGACGCCGGCAATTGA
- a CDS encoding ABC transporter ATP-binding protein: MTEPPASSTKPGTPASDGGLTIRGLHKILGGRTIIDNLDLSVKEGELVSLLGPSGCGKTTTLRMIAGFLEPDSGSIEVEGQEVSHLGAENRPSAMVFQNYALWPHMTVAKNVGFPLKLRKMSKAEIKDRVEAVLELVSLLHHKDSKPPRISGGEQQRVALARALVQEPKLLLLDEPLSNLDAKLRVKVREDIRKIQQELGITTVIVTHDQEEAMSMSDRIAVMNAGRIEQYSTPETLYARPETEFVATFIGSMNRLEGSLNNGLITAGPDILGIRPEDVILADAPFADAVPATVERVVPRGHFQEVYVRRADAQLRSFVSGELMQPGQQTYAGIRKAMTFRDGRLVAEAGAAH; the protein is encoded by the coding sequence TTGACTGAACCACCTGCCAGCAGCACAAAGCCGGGAACTCCGGCGTCGGACGGTGGCCTGACCATCCGCGGCCTCCACAAGATCCTGGGCGGCCGCACAATCATCGACAACCTCGATCTGTCGGTAAAGGAAGGCGAACTGGTGTCCTTGCTGGGGCCCTCCGGCTGCGGCAAGACAACGACGCTGCGCATGATCGCCGGCTTCCTCGAGCCGGACTCCGGCTCCATCGAGGTGGAGGGCCAGGAAGTCTCCCACTTGGGCGCCGAGAACCGCCCGAGCGCGATGGTGTTCCAGAACTACGCGCTGTGGCCCCACATGACCGTGGCCAAGAACGTCGGCTTCCCGCTGAAGCTCCGCAAGATGTCCAAGGCCGAGATCAAGGACAGGGTGGAAGCCGTCCTGGAGTTGGTCAGCCTTTTGCACCACAAGGATTCCAAGCCCCCCCGCATTTCCGGCGGCGAGCAGCAACGCGTGGCTTTGGCCAGGGCACTGGTCCAGGAGCCGAAGCTCTTGCTCCTCGACGAACCCTTGAGCAACCTGGACGCGAAACTGCGTGTCAAAGTACGTGAAGACATCCGCAAGATCCAGCAGGAACTGGGCATCACCACGGTCATCGTCACCCATGACCAGGAAGAAGCGATGTCCATGTCAGACCGGATCGCCGTCATGAATGCGGGCCGGATCGAGCAATACAGTACCCCGGAAACGCTCTATGCCCGCCCGGAAACCGAGTTTGTAGCCACCTTCATCGGCAGCATGAACCGCCTCGAGGGTTCGCTCAACAACGGACTCATCACCGCGGGCCCGGACATTCTCGGGATCCGACCCGAGGACGTCATCCTGGCAGACGCGCCCTTCGCAGATGCGGTCCCGGCGACCGTCGAGAGGGTCGTCCCACGCGGACACTTCCAGGAAGTATACGTGCGCAGGGCCGACGCCCAGCTCCGCAGCTTCGTCAGCGGCGAGCTCATGCAGCCAGGCCAACAGACCTATGCCGGGATCCGCAAAGCTATGACCTTCCGGGACGGACGCCTCGTGGCAGAGGCAGGTGCCGCACATTGA
- a CDS encoding DUF6454 family protein yields the protein MPTPAIERLADAVSALDRRSRFELVDEIRLDFPTHHPQGMAFAKGLTFLSSVEIHKAPRPAADPALRTPGRGTGHVFVLGAGGELIRDIHLGEDTVYHPGGIDFDGHHVWVSVAEYRAGSRSIVYTIDPDAFEVRERFRVDDHIGWILRDPGLDLVFGGSWGSRQLYTWDTEGRLVDEWENPGHFVDYQDAQLLGPGLLLCSGISLLPQADGTTLELGGLALVEPLRQRITWEAPISVFSGAGHVITRNPVAVTADESGLLIHAAPDDGDDDGGTRILSYRII from the coding sequence ATGCCGACGCCGGCAATTGAGCGCCTCGCCGACGCTGTCTCCGCTCTTGACCGGCGAAGCCGCTTCGAACTGGTTGATGAGATCCGCCTCGACTTTCCGACCCACCACCCGCAGGGCATGGCCTTCGCCAAGGGGCTGACGTTCTTGTCGTCCGTTGAGATCCACAAAGCGCCGCGCCCTGCGGCGGATCCGGCGCTGCGCACTCCCGGGCGGGGGACCGGGCACGTGTTCGTCCTCGGTGCAGGCGGCGAATTGATCCGCGACATCCACCTGGGCGAGGACACCGTCTACCACCCGGGTGGGATTGATTTCGACGGCCACCACGTGTGGGTGTCTGTCGCCGAATACCGGGCCGGGAGCAGAAGCATCGTCTATACGATCGATCCGGACGCCTTCGAGGTCCGTGAGCGGTTCCGCGTGGATGACCATATCGGCTGGATCCTCCGCGATCCCGGACTGGACCTGGTGTTCGGCGGAAGCTGGGGTTCCCGGCAGCTCTACACCTGGGATACGGAAGGTCGCCTGGTGGACGAATGGGAGAACCCCGGCCACTTCGTCGACTATCAGGATGCCCAGCTCCTGGGTCCGGGACTGCTGCTGTGCAGCGGGATTTCGCTGTTGCCGCAGGCCGATGGCACCACCCTCGAACTCGGGGGCCTGGCCCTGGTGGAACCGCTGCGGCAAAGGATCACGTGGGAGGCGCCTATCAGTGTGTTCAGCGGTGCCGGTCACGTCATCACACGCAATCCTGTCGCCGTCACCGCGGATGAATCCGGACTGCTGATTCACGCTGCGCCGGATGACGGGGACGACGACGGCGGTACGCGGATACTGAGCTACAGGATCATTTAA
- a CDS encoding AMIN-like domain-containing (lipo)protein, with translation MRKFHAWLAAFVVAAGLGLVAPGAASAAPYCGIVWGSLAKSNPALTQAQVVNVRTGQQPCFDRLVIDLNGAVAGYSIRYVPQVPHDGSGLPVELRGNAFLQVTVNAPAYNSGGNATYNPADKNELTNVTDYKTFRQVAFAGSFEGYTSLGLGLRARLPFRVFTLAGPGTGSRLVIDVAHMW, from the coding sequence GTGAGAAAGTTTCATGCGTGGTTGGCGGCATTTGTAGTGGCCGCCGGTCTTGGTCTCGTGGCTCCAGGGGCGGCGTCCGCAGCCCCTTATTGCGGGATCGTCTGGGGATCGTTGGCGAAGTCCAACCCCGCGCTGACCCAGGCACAAGTGGTCAATGTCAGGACGGGCCAGCAACCCTGCTTTGACCGCCTGGTGATCGACCTGAACGGCGCCGTTGCCGGCTATTCAATCCGCTACGTTCCACAAGTACCGCACGACGGCTCGGGACTTCCCGTCGAACTGAGGGGCAATGCGTTCCTGCAAGTCACGGTTAACGCCCCCGCGTACAACTCCGGCGGCAATGCCACATACAACCCGGCTGACAAGAACGAGCTGACGAACGTCACGGACTACAAGACCTTCCGGCAAGTGGCCTTCGCTGGCAGCTTCGAGGGATACACCAGCCTTGGCCTGGGTCTTCGCGCCCGGCTCCCCTTCAGGGTCTTCACGTTGGCTGGTCCGGGAACGGGATCGCGCCTGGTGATCGACGTCGCCCACATGTGGTGA
- a CDS encoding ABC transporter permease, which translates to MAISTGSPVASRTRRPLTLDSIVRRALVGLFVVLMVVFILGPLLWLGVRAFAGNWTFPNLLPDDWTLRWWQVVVNDGALGIAVQNSLFFAPLTVLVSAIICLPAAYAFARFDFPGRRFFLISLFATNAFPKMGLFVTLAALFYALNLMNTILGILVVHVLGTVVFMTWIPAAAFAAVPRNLEEAARDAGASKLRVFASVTLPMALPGIIVAAVMSFLASFDEAQGTYLVGAPAFMTMPTQMYSLVLNYPTQVAAVFSILLAIPSVALMLAAHKHILGGQLAEGFQIK; encoded by the coding sequence ATGGCTATCTCTACCGGATCGCCCGTTGCTTCCCGCACCCGCCGGCCCCTCACGTTGGACTCGATTGTCCGCCGTGCGCTGGTGGGCCTGTTCGTGGTGCTCATGGTCGTTTTCATCCTGGGACCCCTGCTCTGGCTCGGTGTCCGCGCCTTCGCCGGTAACTGGACCTTCCCCAACCTCCTTCCCGATGACTGGACTTTGCGCTGGTGGCAGGTTGTCGTCAACGACGGCGCGCTCGGCATCGCGGTCCAGAACTCCTTGTTCTTCGCCCCGCTGACGGTCCTGGTGTCTGCGATCATTTGTTTGCCCGCGGCTTACGCCTTCGCCCGCTTTGACTTTCCCGGACGCCGCTTCTTCCTGATCAGCCTGTTCGCTACCAACGCCTTTCCCAAGATGGGCTTGTTCGTCACCCTTGCGGCGCTCTTCTACGCCTTGAATTTGATGAACACCATTTTGGGAATCCTCGTGGTGCACGTATTGGGCACGGTGGTCTTCATGACGTGGATCCCGGCGGCGGCGTTCGCTGCCGTGCCGCGAAACCTGGAGGAAGCAGCCCGCGACGCCGGAGCCTCCAAATTGCGCGTGTTCGCCTCCGTGACGCTCCCCATGGCGCTGCCCGGGATTATCGTCGCGGCGGTGATGTCCTTCCTGGCGTCCTTCGACGAAGCACAAGGAACGTACTTGGTGGGTGCGCCGGCCTTCATGACCATGCCCACCCAGATGTACAGCCTCGTGCTGAACTACCCCACCCAGGTGGCTGCCGTCTTCTCCATCCTGCTGGCCATCCCCTCCGTGGCCCTCATGCTCGCGGCGCACAAGCACATCCTCGGCGGCCAGCTCGCCGAAGGCTTCCAGATTAAATAG
- a CDS encoding APC family permease, whose product MTQITRPSARKTVEAHDPAGTEHGISGKGLKTGQLGLLAVVVLGISSVAPAYSLTSSLGPAVNAVGLQLPAIFIVAFIPMILVAFAYRELNADSPDSGTTFTWATKAFGPFIGWMGGWGLLAANIIVLSNLAGVAVDFFYLFLAQVFGNPDLADLTSNKPLNIATCLAFVALAVWVSYRGLHATKLVQYAMVGFQVVVLGVFIVMALTHASSGDTPTAIAFSWDWFDPTKISSFEQFAAGMSLAVFVYWGWDVCLTVNEETKGGKGTAGRAGTTTAIAVLGLYVAVIVATMMVAGVGGDGIGLNNPDNQSNIFAALASPVMGPLAILMSLAVLAGTASSLQSTMASPARSLLAMGHYGALPQKFSTVSKRFGSPGYATIMAGAISGGFYAIMKVVSENVLNDTILALGLMICFYYGMTAFACAWYFRHSVFSSVRNFFMRLLFPVIGGVVLTLVFIQTAVDSWSPSFGSGSEIFGVGLVFIIGIGILALGAVVMVVMARVRPGFFRGETLRKDTPALVVPE is encoded by the coding sequence ATGACTCAAATAACCCGCCCAAGCGCAAGGAAAACCGTGGAGGCCCACGATCCCGCCGGCACCGAACACGGCATCAGCGGCAAAGGACTCAAGACGGGGCAGCTGGGGCTCCTCGCCGTCGTCGTCCTTGGTATTTCCTCCGTGGCACCCGCCTACAGCCTGACCAGCTCACTGGGCCCGGCGGTCAACGCGGTGGGCCTGCAACTGCCTGCGATCTTCATCGTCGCGTTCATCCCGATGATCCTCGTGGCGTTCGCTTACCGCGAGCTCAACGCAGATTCTCCCGACAGCGGCACCACCTTCACGTGGGCCACCAAGGCCTTCGGCCCGTTCATCGGCTGGATGGGCGGCTGGGGGCTGCTGGCCGCGAACATCATCGTCCTCTCCAACCTGGCAGGCGTCGCGGTGGACTTCTTCTACCTCTTCCTCGCCCAGGTTTTCGGCAATCCCGATCTTGCCGACCTCACCTCCAACAAGCCCTTGAACATCGCCACATGCCTGGCCTTCGTGGCACTTGCCGTCTGGGTCAGCTACCGGGGCCTGCACGCCACCAAACTCGTGCAGTACGCCATGGTGGGATTCCAGGTAGTGGTCTTGGGCGTGTTCATCGTCATGGCCCTCACCCACGCCTCCTCCGGCGACACCCCCACCGCCATCGCCTTCAGCTGGGACTGGTTCGACCCCACGAAGATCAGCAGCTTTGAGCAGTTCGCTGCCGGCATGTCCCTGGCGGTCTTCGTCTACTGGGGCTGGGACGTCTGCCTGACGGTCAATGAAGAGACCAAGGGCGGCAAGGGTACTGCCGGCAGAGCTGGAACCACCACGGCCATCGCCGTCCTGGGACTCTACGTCGCGGTGATCGTCGCAACGATGATGGTCGCAGGCGTTGGCGGCGACGGCATCGGCCTCAACAACCCGGACAACCAGTCCAATATCTTCGCCGCTTTGGCTTCCCCCGTGATGGGCCCCTTGGCCATCCTGATGTCTTTGGCCGTACTCGCGGGCACAGCGTCGTCCCTGCAGTCCACCATGGCCTCCCCCGCCCGAAGCCTGCTCGCCATGGGTCACTACGGCGCCCTTCCGCAGAAGTTCTCCACCGTGAGCAAGCGCTTCGGTTCTCCAGGCTATGCAACCATCATGGCCGGGGCTATCTCCGGCGGGTTCTACGCCATCATGAAGGTGGTCAGCGAGAACGTCCTCAACGACACTATCCTGGCCCTGGGCTTGATGATCTGCTTCTACTACGGAATGACCGCTTTTGCCTGCGCTTGGTACTTCCGGCACAGCGTGTTCAGCAGCGTCCGCAATTTCTTCATGCGCCTGCTCTTCCCGGTGATCGGTGGCGTCGTGCTGACCCTCGTCTTCATCCAGACGGCGGTGGACAGCTGGTCTCCGTCCTTCGGCAGCGGTTCCGAGATCTTCGGTGTCGGCCTCGTGTTCATCATCGGCATCGGCATCCTGGCGCTCGGAGCGGTGGTCATGGTGGTCATGGCCCGCGTTCGGCCCGGCTTCTTCCGCGGCGAAACCCTCCGCAAGGATACGCCAGCCCTCGTGGTACCCGAGTAA
- a CDS encoding DUF4193 domain-containing protein, producing MATDYDAPRKTEEESPAESLEALQASRGSGAQTAVIDVDENDTAEGIDLPGADLSGEELTVIVVPEQSDEFTCSSCFLVRHRSQIALEKNGLKYCRDCEG from the coding sequence ATGGCTACCGATTACGACGCCCCACGCAAGACCGAAGAAGAGTCTCCCGCCGAATCGCTCGAGGCCCTTCAGGCATCGCGCGGCTCCGGTGCCCAGACTGCTGTCATCGATGTCGACGAGAACGACACAGCCGAGGGCATCGACCTTCCGGGCGCCGATCTGTCCGGCGAAGAACTGACCGTCATCGTTGTCCCGGAGCAGTCCGATGAATTTACGTGTTCATCGTGCTTCCTGGTCCGTCACCGGTCGCAGATCGCACTGGAAAAGAACGGCCTCAAGTACTGCCGCGACTGCGAAGGCTAA
- a CDS encoding HNH endonuclease, which yields MAGIRGTQLIGAGALSGGAGPDAPVSDAWVRDLIDAVASFRPYAGSTEPGGGTELISQLRALEDLKSAAAGLQARITVAFDAAQRSAEAAAGVPAEEQGRGVAAQVALARRESPARGSRLHGLAKALVAEMPHTLAALDAGQLNEWRATLLVKETACLAAEDRCAVDEELAADTGTFDGAGDKAIIAAARTAAYRRDPRSVTQRAGHAATERHVSLRPAPDTMTYLTALLPVAQGVAVHAALSRHADTLRSSGETRSRGQIMADALVERITGTPGGISGVEVQLVMTDRTLFQGDAEPARLPGYGIVPAAWARAILTGDPEGGQELKLWLRRLYTAPGSGDLVAADSRARLFPAGMGRFIQARDDTCRTPYCDAPIRHFDHIVPWHDDGPTSLSNGAGLCEACNHTKELTGWTAKTAPGTRHVVEIRTPTGHHYRSTAPPLPGTGIQGTDRPDTAPHSRRHRRKLRHHAKALKYAHATELQAA from the coding sequence ATGGCCGGGATTCGGGGAACACAGCTGATCGGAGCGGGCGCGCTGTCGGGCGGCGCGGGTCCGGATGCTCCTGTGTCAGATGCCTGGGTGCGGGATCTGATCGATGCCGTTGCCTCGTTCCGGCCATACGCCGGCAGCACCGAACCGGGCGGGGGCACCGAACTGATAAGCCAGTTGCGTGCCCTGGAGGACTTGAAGTCCGCGGCCGCGGGTTTGCAGGCGAGGATCACGGTCGCGTTCGATGCCGCCCAGCGCAGCGCCGAGGCGGCGGCCGGTGTACCGGCCGAGGAGCAGGGACGCGGGGTCGCGGCGCAGGTGGCCCTGGCCCGGCGGGAGTCTCCCGCCCGCGGATCCCGGCTCCACGGCCTCGCCAAAGCGCTTGTGGCCGAAATGCCGCACACCCTGGCCGCCCTGGACGCCGGACAGCTCAACGAATGGCGCGCGACCCTGCTGGTGAAGGAAACCGCCTGCCTGGCCGCCGAGGACCGCTGCGCCGTGGACGAGGAGCTCGCCGCGGACACGGGGACCTTCGACGGCGCCGGAGACAAGGCCATCATCGCCGCGGCCCGGACCGCGGCCTACCGGCGGGACCCCCGCTCCGTCACGCAGCGTGCCGGCCACGCCGCGACCGAACGGCACGTCAGCCTGCGCCCGGCCCCGGACACCATGACCTACCTGACCGCCCTGCTTCCCGTCGCCCAGGGGGTGGCCGTGCACGCGGCCCTGTCCCGGCACGCCGACACCCTCCGCTCGTCCGGAGAGACCCGGAGCCGGGGGCAGATCATGGCAGACGCCCTGGTCGAACGCATCACCGGCACCCCAGGCGGGATCAGCGGGGTGGAGGTCCAGCTCGTCATGACCGACCGGACCCTGTTCCAGGGCGATGCCGAGCCGGCACGCCTGCCCGGCTACGGGATCGTGCCGGCCGCCTGGGCACGGGCAATCCTCACCGGCGACCCTGAGGGCGGTCAAGAACTCAAGCTCTGGCTCCGGCGCCTCTACACCGCCCCCGGATCCGGGGACCTTGTCGCCGCCGATTCGAGGGCGCGGCTGTTCCCGGCAGGCATGGGGCGCTTCATCCAGGCCCGCGACGACACCTGCCGCACCCCCTACTGCGATGCACCGATCAGGCACTTCGACCACATCGTCCCGTGGCACGACGACGGCCCCACCAGCCTCAGTAACGGGGCGGGCCTATGCGAAGCCTGCAACCACACCAAAGAACTCACCGGCTGGACAGCAAAAACCGCCCCCGGGACACGCCACGTCGTTGAAATCCGCACCCCCACCGGACACCACTACCGCTCCACAGCCCCGCCCCTGCCCGGTACCGGGATACAAGGCACAGACCGACCCGATACCGCCCCGCATTCCAGACGCCACCGCCGCAAGCTACGACACCACGCCAAAGCCCTCAAGTACGCCCACGCCACCGAACTCCAAGCCGCCTGA